One region of Agrobacterium tumefaciens genomic DNA includes:
- a CDS encoding AGE family epimerase/isomerase, producing MEDEMPEDDHNNRNWNTLPWHRQWLVKQADGLFDFFQYRAVNPAGGFFDLDAKGAPLQKNDPVRGIHASARMVHCFSIGHLLGRPGCGDIVDHGMTYLWNNHRDSEHGGYFWQVNDGGPVDATKQGYGHAFVLLAASSAKTVGHPLADKMLADITEVLETRFWEEKHGAIAEEFNRDWSPIDNYRGQNSNMHLTEALMAAYEATGDSNYLTKAERIADLVIRRRAGELDFRVPEHFDENWTLDKEYRGNEMFRPSGSTPGHWLEWARLILQLWVLGERRHDWMPVAAKSLFVQSMALGWDREKGGFFYTLDWHDNPDKTAKLWWPMCEAAGAAHFLNENLPADEFYEDSYRRIWSTIANNFIDHDNGGWHEELTENLIPANTLFPGKGDIYHALQACLIPLFPATGSLTKVIKEGGGSY from the coding sequence ATGGAGGACGAAATGCCCGAGGACGACCACAACAACCGGAACTGGAACACCTTGCCATGGCATCGCCAGTGGCTGGTCAAACAGGCCGATGGGCTTTTCGACTTCTTCCAATACCGCGCCGTCAATCCGGCCGGCGGCTTCTTCGATCTCGACGCCAAGGGCGCACCGCTGCAGAAAAACGATCCCGTGCGCGGCATCCATGCCTCGGCACGCATGGTGCATTGCTTCTCCATCGGCCACCTGCTCGGACGACCGGGCTGCGGCGATATCGTCGACCACGGTATGACCTACCTCTGGAACAATCATCGTGACAGCGAGCACGGCGGTTATTTCTGGCAGGTCAACGATGGCGGCCCGGTGGACGCCACCAAACAGGGTTATGGCCACGCCTTCGTGCTTCTGGCCGCCTCCTCCGCCAAAACTGTCGGCCACCCGCTTGCTGACAAGATGCTGGCCGACATCACCGAGGTTCTGGAAACGCGTTTCTGGGAAGAAAAACACGGCGCTATCGCCGAGGAATTCAACCGCGACTGGTCACCCATCGACAATTATCGCGGCCAGAATTCCAACATGCATCTGACCGAAGCGCTGATGGCCGCCTATGAGGCGACCGGCGACAGCAATTACCTGACAAAGGCCGAACGCATCGCCGATCTCGTCATCCGCCGCCGCGCCGGTGAGCTGGATTTCCGCGTGCCGGAGCATTTTGACGAGAACTGGACGCTCGACAAGGAGTATCGTGGCAACGAAATGTTCCGCCCCTCCGGCTCCACTCCCGGCCACTGGCTGGAATGGGCGCGCCTCATCCTGCAATTGTGGGTGCTGGGTGAACGCCGCCACGACTGGATGCCGGTGGCGGCAAAATCGCTCTTCGTGCAATCCATGGCGCTTGGCTGGGACCGCGAAAAAGGCGGCTTCTTTTATACGCTCGACTGGCACGACAATCCCGACAAGACGGCAAAGCTCTGGTGGCCCATGTGCGAGGCGGCGGGTGCAGCCCACTTCCTCAACGAAAATCTGCCGGCGGACGAATTCTACGAAGACAGCTACCGCCGCATCTGGAGCACGATCGCCAACAATTTCATCGACCACGACAATGGCGGCTGGCACGAGGAGCTGACGGAAAATCTGATTCCAGCCAACACGCTTTTCCCCGGCAAGGGCGACATCTACCACGCGCTTCAGGCCTGCCTGATCCCGCTATTTCCGGCAACGGGAAGTTTGACGAAAGTGATCAAGGAAGGCGGCGGCTCCTATTGA
- a CDS encoding dual specificity protein phosphatase family protein: protein MRIVLKFLKIAAIGLVALPVLAGAHMGIGQLTGNFHEVIPGELYRSAQPSGKDITAYAKAYGIKTIINLRDEKREGWYDAESQAAKNNGVRLVDYPLSSSEKVSVEEAETLVAVLRNAEKPILIHCEHGANRTGLASAIYVSAVAGKSEAAAEFQLSPYYGHVPIPGIGRYEMYQSWDDFEETIGF, encoded by the coding sequence TTGCGTATAGTTCTGAAGTTTCTGAAAATTGCCGCCATTGGCCTGGTGGCTCTGCCGGTTTTGGCCGGCGCGCATATGGGCATCGGCCAGCTGACCGGAAATTTTCACGAGGTCATTCCCGGCGAACTTTATCGTTCGGCCCAGCCGAGCGGCAAGGACATCACGGCCTATGCCAAGGCCTACGGCATCAAGACGATCATCAATCTGCGCGATGAAAAGCGTGAAGGCTGGTATGACGCCGAAAGCCAGGCAGCGAAAAACAACGGCGTCCGGCTGGTCGATTATCCGCTGAGTTCAAGCGAGAAGGTCTCGGTGGAGGAAGCGGAAACGCTCGTCGCCGTGCTGCGCAACGCTGAAAAACCGATCCTCATCCATTGCGAACACGGCGCCAACCGAACCGGGCTCGCCTCCGCGATCTATGTGAGCGCCGTTGCCGGCAAAAGCGAGGCTGCCGCCGAGTTCCAGCTTTCACCCTATTACGGACATGTGCCGATCCCGGGTATCGGCCGTTATGAAATGTACCAGTCCTGGGATGATTTCGAGGAAACTATCGGATTTTGA